One genomic window of Hippocampus zosterae strain Florida chromosome 12, ASM2543408v3, whole genome shotgun sequence includes the following:
- the snx4 gene encoding sorting nexin-4 codes for MMADSGSPEEQVAVIGNTDITPTESENNIINTMVEKGASMLKKLEINVAEAEKRTGKNTVNMQETYTVYLVETRPSETVPSVSPPPTPDTLWRRYSEFELLRTYLLVTYPYIIIPPLPEKRAEFVWHKLSADNLDPDFVERRRVGLENFLLRVMSHPVLCKDKIVFLFLTEEKRWRDAVLETGFQDKADSRLKSLSAMFRVKSPDKRFTALKQYSDELNTAISQLLRVRARVADRLYGVYKVHGNYGRVFSEWSAIEKEMGDGLQSAGHHMDTYAASIDDILEEEEHYADQLKEYLFYTEAVRSVCRKHELIQYELEVAAQDLASKKQQREELATGMVRVFSLKGMTSKLFGQESQEQRESRLAALEQSIQEAEQALKEKNAECQEFVQTAWEDIERFKEQKDRDLREALISYAIMQISMCKKGIQVWSNAKECFNKM; via the exons ATGATGGCAGACTCTGGAAGTCCCGAAGAACAAGTGGCAGTGATCGGCAACACCGACATCACGCCAACGGAGTCAGAGAACAACATAATCAACACG ATGGTGGAAAAGGGGGCTTCGATGTTGAAGAAACTGGAGATCAACGTGGCAGAGGCTGAGAAAAGAACGGGCAAGAACACAGTCAACATGCAAGAAACCTACACTGTCTACCTTGTTGAAACACG ACCATCTGAGACCGTCCCCAGCGTTTCTCCACCCCCCACACCTGACACGCTGTGGAGACGCTACAGTGAGTTTGAACTGCTCCGAACGTACTTGTTGGTCACCTACCCGTACATCATCATCCCTCCACTACCAGAGAAAAGG GCGGAGTTTGTGTGGCACAAGCTGTCAGCTGACAACCTCGACCCTGACTTTGTCGAGCGTAGGAGAGTTGGTCTGGAAAACTTCCTGCTGCGCGTGATGTCACATCCTGTCCTCTGCAAAGACAAGATAGTTTTCCTTTTCCTTACAGAG GAGAAAAGATGGAGGGATGCAGTTTTGGAGACAGGATTCCAAGACAAG gcGGACTCTCGACTGAAGTCCCTCAGTGCTATGTTCAGAGTCAAAAGCCCTGACAA GCGCTTTACGGCACTGAAACAGTATAGCGATGAACTGAATACCGCAATCTCTCAACTTCTCAGGGTGAGAGCG AGAGTGGCAGACAGACTGTATGGCGTCTACAAAGTCCATGGAAACTATGGACGAGTCTTCAG TGAATGGAGTGCTATAGAGAAAGAGATGGGAGATGGTCTACAGAGTGCCGGTCACCACATGGACAC GTACGCTGCATCGATAGATGACATtttagaagaagaagagcacTATGCTGACCAACTGAAGGAATATCTCTTCTACACCGAGGCTGTGcg GTCAGTGTGTCGGAAACATGAGCTGATCCAGTATGAATTGGAAGTGGCAGCTCAGGATCTGGCCTCCAAGaagcagcagagagaagaacttGCCACTGGG ATGGTGCGTGTCTTCTCCCTGAAGGGGATGACCAGTAAACTGTTTGGCCAGGAGAGCCAGGAACAGAGGGAGAGCAGGTTGGCGGCTTTGGAGCAGAGCATCCAAGAGGCAGAGCAGGCGCTCAAGGAAAAAAACGCAGAGTGCCA agAGTTTGTGCAAACAGCCTGGGAAGACATCGAGCGGTTTAAGGAACAGAAGGACAGAGATCTGCGTGAGGCACTCATCAGCTATGCCATTATGCAAATTAGCATGTGTAAGAAG GGAATCCAAGTGTGGTCGAATGCCAAGGAGTGTTTCAACAAAATGTGA